Proteins encoded together in one Sinorhizobium meliloti window:
- a CDS encoding ArsR/SmtB family transcription factor produces the protein MTENDIFKALADPTRRAIFEKLASGSMNASALRNGMDISQPAMSQHLHVLRNAKLVREERQGRFVNYEVDPEGLALVAGWLAKYRAYWPARIDALKVLLRDMDQ, from the coding sequence ATGACTGAGAACGACATATTCAAAGCGCTCGCCGACCCGACACGCCGTGCAATCTTCGAGAAGCTGGCGAGCGGAAGTATGAATGCCAGTGCCTTGCGCAACGGAATGGACATCAGCCAGCCGGCCATGTCCCAACATCTCCACGTGTTGCGTAATGCAAAGCTGGTGCGGGAGGAGCGGCAGGGGCGCTTCGTGAACTACGAGGTCGACCCGGAGGGGCTGGCGCTCGTTGCCGGATGGCTGGCGAAATATCGCGCCTACTGGCCGGCGCGGATCGATGCGTTGAAGGTCTTGCTGAGGGATATGGATCAATGA
- a CDS encoding DUF2794 domain-containing protein: protein MPMTDETDLPRGEARHYGQTTSDVVVDLHEYKQAKNPPPVTFHRRELDLILKVYGRMVGEGEWRDYAIDHLRDRAVFSVFKRAGEVPLYRIEKNPKLAAKQGAFSVLNAHGTILKRGHELAQVLKAFDKVLKLVKT from the coding sequence ATGCCGATGACTGATGAAACGGATTTGCCGCGAGGCGAAGCACGTCACTACGGCCAGACCACCTCCGATGTGGTCGTCGATCTTCACGAATACAAGCAAGCCAAGAACCCCCCGCCCGTCACCTTCCATCGCCGCGAACTCGACCTGATTCTCAAGGTCTACGGCCGTATGGTGGGCGAAGGGGAGTGGCGCGACTATGCGATCGACCACCTGAGGGACCGGGCCGTTTTTTCGGTGTTCAAGCGCGCCGGAGAAGTGCCTCTCTACCGCATCGAGAAAAACCCGAAGCTCGCCGCGAAACAGGGCGCCTTCAGCGTGCTCAACGCTCACGGGACGATATTGAAGCGAGGCCACGAGCTCGCCCAGGTGCTCAAGGCCTTCGACAAGGTGCTGAAGCTCGTCAAAACCTGA
- a CDS encoding thioredoxin family protein — MICACTPTIRRLALAIGLLGAFCGASAADDGRAAESGPVKDGAVKEGALKGVVELFTSQGCSSCPPADAALKKLVDEGEVVALAYHVDYWNYLGWADTLASKENTERQYAYARMLGRYGVYTPQAILNGRDHANGADLPAIRNRLALMDEKGKGLSVPIAASIGGDEISIKVGAGKGRANVVVVYFDRARVVKVEKGENSGKEIAYWHAVRDIQTIGMWEGKPAEFTLPASVLFEGQGNSGCAVLLQSMKDKETPGAIIGAATVLAGPQGKL; from the coding sequence ATGATATGCGCCTGCACACCAACAATCCGACGTCTCGCCCTGGCGATCGGGCTGCTTGGTGCGTTCTGCGGAGCTTCCGCAGCGGATGACGGCAGGGCGGCCGAGAGCGGGCCGGTCAAGGATGGAGCGGTCAAGGAAGGGGCGCTCAAGGGCGTCGTCGAACTCTTCACCAGCCAGGGCTGCTCCTCCTGTCCCCCGGCGGACGCGGCGCTCAAGAAGCTCGTCGATGAAGGCGAGGTCGTCGCGCTCGCCTATCATGTCGACTATTGGAACTATCTCGGATGGGCGGACACGCTCGCTTCCAAGGAAAACACCGAGCGGCAATATGCTTATGCGCGCATGCTCGGCCGCTACGGCGTCTATACGCCGCAGGCGATCCTGAACGGGCGCGACCACGCCAACGGCGCGGACCTGCCGGCCATCAGGAACCGGCTTGCTTTGATGGACGAGAAGGGCAAGGGCCTGTCGGTGCCGATCGCCGCCTCGATCGGCGGCGATGAAATCTCGATCAAGGTCGGTGCCGGCAAAGGCAGGGCGAACGTCGTCGTCGTCTATTTCGACCGGGCAAGGGTGGTCAAGGTCGAGAAGGGCGAGAACAGCGGCAAGGAGATCGCGTATTGGCATGCCGTGCGCGACATCCAGACCATCGGCATGTGGGAGGGCAAGCCCGCGGAGTTCACGCTGCCGGCCTCCGTCCTGTTCGAAGGCCAGGGCAACAGCGGTTGCGCGGTGCTGCTGCAATCGATGAAGGACAAGGAAACGCCGGGAGCCATTATCGGCGCCGCAACGGTTCTCGCGGGGCCGCAGGGAAAGCTCTGA
- the acnA gene encoding aconitate hydratase AcnA, whose protein sequence is MSKSLDSFNCRSTLTVNGVDYVYYSLPKAEANGLAGISKLPYSMKVLLENLLRNEDGRSVTKKDIENIAAWLGDKGTAENEIAYRPARVLMQDFTGVPAVVDLAAMRDAMVSLGGDPEKINPLVPVDLVIDHSVIVDEFGTPTAFARNVELEYQRNGERYRFLKWGQQAFKNFRVVPPGTGICHQVNLEYLGQAVWTREEDGEVTAYPDTCVGTDSHTTMINGLGVLGWGVGGIEAEAAMLGQPVSMLLPEVIGFKLTGRLKEGVTATDLVLTVVQMLRKKGVVSKFVEFFGSGLDNMTLADRATIGNMGPEYGATCGFFPVDAETINYLTISGREESRIALVEAYSKAQGMWREGDGSELVFTDTLELDLGDVVPSMAGPKRPEGRIALENIASGFAAALDNDYKKPGQLANRYAVEGTDYDLGHGDVAIAAITSCTNTSNPSVLIAAGLLARKAVAKGLKTKPWVKTSLAPGSQVVAEYLSKSGLQTDLDKLGFNLVGFGCTTCIGNSGPLPTEISKTINDKGLIAAGVLSGNRNFEGRISPDVQANYLASPPLVVAYALAGSVQKDLTKEPIGEDQNGQPIYLRDIWPTSQEIQDFIFKYVTRELYATKYADVFKGDANWQAVQIPAGQTYAWDEGSTYVQNPPYFVGMGKKGAGISDIKNARVLGLFGDKITTDHISPAGSIKAASPAGAYLLEHGVGIADFNQYGTRRGNHEVMMRGTFANIRIRNHMLGPNGKEGGYTIHYPSKEEMSIYDAAMQYKEEGVPLVIFAGVEYGNGSSRDWAAKGTNLLGVKAVIAQSFERIHRSNLVGMGVVPFVFEEGTTWESLALKGDEVVTIENLANVQPREKRVAKITYGDGSVKEVPLICRIDTLDEVTYVNNGGILQTVLRDLAA, encoded by the coding sequence GTGTCCAAATCCCTAGACAGCTTCAATTGTCGCTCCACGCTCACGGTCAACGGCGTGGACTATGTCTACTACAGCCTGCCGAAGGCGGAGGCGAACGGCCTCGCCGGCATCTCGAAGCTTCCCTATTCGATGAAGGTTCTGCTGGAAAACCTGTTGCGCAATGAGGATGGACGCTCGGTCACCAAGAAGGACATCGAAAACATCGCCGCATGGCTCGGCGACAAGGGCACGGCCGAGAACGAGATCGCCTATCGCCCGGCGCGCGTGCTGATGCAGGACTTCACCGGCGTTCCTGCCGTCGTCGACCTAGCGGCAATGCGCGACGCGATGGTTTCGCTCGGCGGCGACCCGGAAAAGATCAATCCGCTGGTTCCCGTCGATCTCGTCATCGACCACTCGGTGATCGTCGACGAATTCGGCACGCCGACCGCCTTTGCCCGCAATGTCGAGCTTGAATACCAGCGCAACGGCGAGCGCTACCGCTTCCTCAAATGGGGCCAGCAGGCCTTCAAGAACTTCCGCGTCGTGCCGCCCGGCACCGGCATCTGTCACCAGGTCAATCTCGAATATCTGGGCCAGGCCGTCTGGACCAGGGAAGAGGACGGCGAAGTCACCGCCTATCCGGATACCTGCGTCGGCACGGACAGCCACACGACGATGATCAATGGGCTGGGCGTGCTCGGTTGGGGCGTCGGCGGCATCGAAGCCGAAGCGGCGATGCTCGGCCAGCCGGTTTCCATGCTCCTGCCGGAAGTCATCGGCTTCAAGCTCACCGGCAGGCTCAAGGAAGGCGTGACCGCGACCGACCTCGTGCTTACCGTCGTGCAGATGCTGCGCAAGAAGGGGGTCGTCTCCAAGTTCGTCGAATTCTTCGGCTCCGGCCTCGACAACATGACGCTCGCCGATCGCGCGACGATCGGCAATATGGGCCCGGAATACGGCGCCACCTGCGGCTTCTTCCCGGTCGATGCCGAAACGATCAACTATCTCACCATCTCGGGTCGTGAAGAGAGCCGCATCGCGCTGGTCGAAGCCTATTCCAAGGCCCAAGGCATGTGGCGGGAAGGGGATGGTTCCGAGCTCGTCTTCACCGACACGCTGGAACTCGACCTCGGCGACGTCGTGCCGTCGATGGCCGGCCCCAAGCGCCCCGAGGGCCGCATCGCGCTCGAGAACATCGCCTCCGGCTTCGCGGCGGCGCTCGACAACGACTACAAGAAGCCCGGCCAGCTCGCCAACCGCTACGCGGTCGAGGGCACCGACTACGATCTCGGTCATGGCGACGTCGCGATCGCCGCGATAACCTCCTGCACCAACACCTCGAACCCCTCGGTGCTGATCGCCGCCGGCCTGCTTGCCCGCAAGGCGGTCGCCAAGGGCCTGAAGACGAAGCCCTGGGTCAAGACGTCGCTGGCGCCCGGATCGCAGGTCGTCGCCGAGTACCTGTCGAAATCCGGCCTCCAGACAGACCTCGACAAGCTCGGCTTCAATCTGGTCGGCTTCGGCTGCACAACCTGCATCGGCAATTCCGGCCCGCTGCCGACGGAGATCTCCAAGACGATCAACGACAAGGGTCTGATCGCCGCCGGCGTGCTTTCCGGCAACCGCAACTTCGAAGGCCGCATCTCGCCGGACGTACAGGCGAACTATCTCGCCTCGCCGCCGCTCGTCGTCGCCTATGCGCTGGCGGGTTCCGTCCAGAAGGACCTGACGAAGGAGCCGATCGGCGAAGACCAGAACGGGCAGCCGATCTACCTGAGGGACATCTGGCCGACTTCGCAGGAGATCCAGGACTTCATCTTCAAATACGTCACCCGCGAGCTCTACGCGACCAAATATGCGGACGTGTTCAAGGGCGACGCCAACTGGCAGGCCGTCCAGATTCCGGCCGGCCAGACCTATGCCTGGGACGAGGGGTCCACCTACGTCCAGAACCCGCCCTATTTCGTCGGCATGGGCAAGAAGGGCGCCGGCATTTCCGACATCAAGAACGCCCGTGTCCTCGGTCTCTTCGGCGACAAGATCACCACCGACCACATTTCCCCGGCCGGTTCGATCAAGGCGGCCTCGCCTGCCGGCGCCTATCTGCTCGAGCACGGCGTCGGGATTGCCGACTTCAACCAATACGGCACGCGCCGCGGCAATCATGAGGTGATGATGCGCGGCACCTTCGCCAATATCCGCATCCGCAACCACATGCTCGGCCCGAACGGCAAGGAAGGCGGTTATACGATCCACTATCCCTCAAAGGAGGAGATGTCGATCTATGACGCGGCCATGCAGTACAAGGAGGAGGGCGTTCCGCTCGTCATCTTCGCCGGCGTCGAATACGGCAACGGCTCTTCGCGTGACTGGGCGGCCAAGGGCACCAACCTCCTAGGCGTCAAGGCCGTGATTGCCCAGTCCTTCGAACGCATCCATCGTTCGAACCTGGTCGGCATGGGCGTCGTACCCTTCGTCTTCGAGGAAGGCACGACCTGGGAATCGCTGGCTCTCAAGGGCGACGAAGTCGTGACGATCGAGAATCTCGCCAACGTCCAGCCGCGCGAGAAGCGCGTGGCGAAGATCACCTATGGCGACGGCTCAGTGAAGGAGGTCCCGCTCATTTGCCGCATCGATACGCTCGACGAGGTCACCTACGTCAACAATGGCGGCATCCTGCAGACGGTTCTGCGCGATCTCGCCGCCTGA
- the ccmA gene encoding heme ABC exporter ATP-binding protein CcmA — MAEGLSARRGEDLIFNDISFALAAGEALVVTGPNGAGKSTLLRVLAGLLEPESGRVRLEDGPSGYEHPRELSHYLGHRNAMKRELTVEENLTFWQRFLGDSPGGSGIGLVEAAEAVGLADIIHLPFGYLSAGQQRRMAMAKLIVAFRPIWLLDEPTAALDVSADRLFAGLVAAHLDRGGVVVAATHQPLGFAGAKSLEMTGFVH, encoded by the coding sequence ATGGCTGAAGGTTTGAGTGCGAGGCGCGGCGAGGACCTGATTTTCAACGATATTTCGTTCGCGCTGGCTGCCGGCGAGGCGCTTGTGGTAACGGGTCCGAACGGTGCCGGCAAGTCGACCCTCCTGCGCGTCCTGGCGGGGCTCCTCGAGCCGGAATCGGGCCGCGTCCGGCTGGAGGACGGCCCATCGGGATACGAACATCCGCGCGAACTCAGCCACTATCTCGGCCACCGCAACGCGATGAAGCGCGAGCTGACGGTGGAGGAAAACCTCACCTTCTGGCAACGCTTCCTTGGCGATTCGCCGGGCGGCTCCGGCATCGGCCTCGTCGAAGCGGCGGAGGCAGTGGGGCTCGCCGACATCATTCATCTGCCCTTCGGCTATCTTTCCGCCGGCCAGCAGCGGCGCATGGCCATGGCGAAGCTCATTGTCGCCTTCCGGCCCATCTGGCTTCTCGACGAGCCGACGGCGGCGCTCGACGTCAGCGCCGACAGGCTTTTTGCCGGACTGGTCGCCGCCCATCTCGACCGCGGCGGCGTCGTCGTCGCGGCCACCCACCAGCCGCTTGGATTCGCGGGGGCGAAAAGCCTTGAAATGACGGGATTCGTCCATTGA
- the ccmB gene encoding heme exporter protein CcmB, whose amino-acid sequence MIALFFRDLKLSVRAGGGAMIGVLFFMTVVAVIPFGVGPDLNLLARIGPAILWIGALLASLLGLDRLFQAEREDGSLDLIMMQETPLLLAVLVKCAAHWTATGLPLVIASPFLGLFMNMDEGAIGATMVTLLAGTPAITFIGAVGAAVAVALPRGGLLVSILVLPLAIPVLIFGVSAVYAAIEDPAPFLPPFMILMAITLFFAVIGPVAAAAALRHSAD is encoded by the coding sequence TTGATCGCGCTCTTCTTCCGGGATCTCAAGCTTTCGGTGCGCGCCGGCGGCGGCGCGATGATCGGCGTGCTTTTCTTCATGACGGTCGTCGCGGTCATCCCCTTCGGCGTCGGCCCTGATCTGAACCTGCTCGCCCGCATCGGCCCGGCGATCCTCTGGATCGGCGCGCTGCTCGCGTCGCTGCTCGGCCTCGACAGGCTCTTTCAGGCGGAGCGCGAGGACGGTTCGCTCGACCTCATCATGATGCAGGAGACGCCATTGCTCCTGGCCGTTCTCGTCAAATGCGCCGCTCATTGGACCGCCACCGGCCTGCCGCTGGTGATCGCCTCGCCCTTTCTCGGACTGTTCATGAACATGGACGAAGGCGCCATCGGAGCCACCATGGTCACCCTGCTCGCGGGGACGCCGGCGATAACCTTCATCGGCGCGGTCGGCGCTGCTGTCGCGGTGGCGCTGCCGCGCGGCGGGCTGCTCGTCTCGATCCTCGTCCTGCCGCTTGCCATACCGGTGCTCATCTTCGGCGTCAGCGCGGTCTATGCGGCGATCGAGGATCCGGCCCCGTTTCTGCCGCCTTTCATGATATTGATGGCGATAACCCTGTTCTTCGCGGTGATCGGACCAGTGGCGGCCGCGGCGGCACTCAGGCACTCGGCCGACTGA
- a CDS encoding heme ABC transporter permease — protein sequence MSESSLAIRKFSDLANPTRFLALTDRVLPWLAALTLLVFAAGLWLSFTTEGDYQQGETVRIMYVHVPSAWLSMMCYTVMAISALGTLVWRHPLADVSARAAAPIGACFTFLALVTGSLWGKPMWGTWWVWDARLTSVFVLFLMYLGLIALNRAMDEPSRSARVSAVLILVGFVNIPIIKFSVEWWNTLHQPASVMRLDGPTIDPEFLRPLIVMAIAFTLLFFTLHIAAMRNEIWRRRVASLRRQAARNAGREQLSP from the coding sequence ATGAGTGAAAGCAGTCTGGCCATTCGGAAATTCAGCGATCTCGCCAACCCTACCCGGTTCCTGGCGCTGACGGATCGCGTGCTGCCCTGGCTTGCTGCTCTCACGCTGCTCGTCTTTGCGGCCGGGCTCTGGCTCTCCTTCACCACCGAGGGCGACTACCAGCAGGGCGAGACGGTGCGCATCATGTATGTGCATGTGCCTTCGGCCTGGCTTTCCATGATGTGCTACACGGTCATGGCGATCTCCGCACTCGGCACGCTCGTCTGGCGTCATCCGCTCGCCGACGTCTCGGCAAGAGCCGCAGCGCCGATCGGCGCCTGCTTCACCTTTCTGGCTCTCGTCACCGGCTCGCTCTGGGGCAAGCCCATGTGGGGCACCTGGTGGGTCTGGGATGCGCGGCTGACCTCGGTCTTCGTGCTCTTCCTCATGTATCTAGGGCTGATCGCGCTGAACCGCGCCATGGATGAGCCGAGCCGATCGGCGCGCGTCTCGGCCGTGCTTATCCTCGTCGGTTTCGTCAACATCCCGATCATCAAGTTCTCGGTCGAATGGTGGAACACGCTGCATCAGCCTGCAAGCGTCATGCGCCTCGACGGGCCGACGATCGATCCGGAATTCCTGCGGCCGCTCATCGTCATGGCGATCGCCTTCACGCTCCTGTTCTTCACCCTGCATATCGCCGCCATGCGCAACGAGATCTGGCGCCGTCGCGTGGCCTCGCTCAGACGCCAGGCGGCGCGCAATGCCGGCCGGGAGCAGCTTTCGCCATGA
- the ccmD gene encoding heme exporter protein CcmD — MMSHAAYVIASYAVAAATVAGLILWVLTDGRARRRELQQLEAAGIRRRSAELPAGGGK; from the coding sequence ATGATGAGCCATGCCGCCTATGTCATTGCCAGCTACGCGGTTGCCGCCGCCACCGTAGCCGGACTCATCCTCTGGGTCCTCACCGACGGCCGCGCCCGCAGGCGCGAATTGCAGCAGCTCGAGGCCGCCGGGATCCGCCGCCGCTCCGCGGAACTGCCAGCCGGAGGGGGCAAATGA
- a CDS encoding DsbE family thiol:disulfide interchange protein: MTNAETPQDERRPGALRYLMAALPLLIFAVLALIFWSQLNSGRDVSEIPSALIGTKAPMLAMPPLEGAATPSGEPMPALDDTAVKGKLTLVNVWASWCVPCRQEHPIILELSKDPRLTVVGINYKDRNENALRFLGELGNPFSAIGVDPNGKAAIDWGVYGIPESFLVAADGTILYKRAGPFDEKSLREGLLPAIEKALAGS; this comes from the coding sequence ATGACGAACGCTGAGACGCCGCAGGACGAGCGCAGGCCCGGAGCCCTCCGCTATCTCATGGCGGCGCTTCCGCTCCTCATCTTCGCGGTGCTCGCACTCATCTTCTGGAGCCAGTTGAACTCCGGCAGGGACGTCAGCGAAATCCCCTCGGCGCTGATCGGCACCAAGGCGCCGATGCTCGCCATGCCGCCGCTCGAAGGGGCTGCAACGCCATCGGGCGAACCCATGCCGGCTCTCGACGACACGGCGGTCAAGGGCAAGCTCACGCTCGTCAATGTCTGGGCCTCCTGGTGCGTGCCCTGTCGGCAGGAGCATCCGATCATTCTTGAGCTGTCGAAAGACCCGCGCCTCACCGTCGTCGGCATCAACTACAAGGACCGGAACGAAAACGCGCTGCGCTTCCTCGGCGAACTCGGCAACCCTTTCTCTGCAATCGGCGTCGATCCGAACGGAAAGGCGGCGATAGACTGGGGCGTCTACGGCATCCCGGAATCCTTCCTCGTCGCCGCCGACGGCACGATCCTCTACAAGCGTGCCGGCCCCTTCGACGAAAAGAGCCTCAGGGAAGGGCTGCTGCCGGCGATCGAGAAGGCGCTTGCGGGCTCGTAG
- a CDS encoding DUF2585 domain-containing protein, with translation MTIAAASQDKQRRAALWLLACLGVLAIQVLVQHLMGRLWICECGYIKLWEGVVKSSGNSQHLSDWYTPSHVIHGFLFYGLGHLLMRGKPWSARLLLATVIESAWEIVENTPVVINRYRAATISLDYFGDSILNSAMDTLAMVVGFLIALRLPVAATVAIAIVFELFTGYMVRDNLTLNVLMLVWPLDAVKAWQAGV, from the coding sequence GTGACGATCGCGGCCGCCTCGCAGGACAAGCAGCGACGAGCGGCGCTCTGGTTGCTTGCCTGCCTCGGCGTGCTGGCAATCCAGGTCCTCGTGCAGCATCTGATGGGGCGGCTATGGATCTGCGAATGCGGCTACATCAAGCTCTGGGAAGGCGTCGTCAAATCCAGCGGCAACTCCCAGCACCTTTCCGACTGGTACACGCCGTCCCATGTCATCCACGGCTTTCTCTTCTACGGCCTCGGTCACCTTCTCATGCGCGGCAAACCCTGGAGCGCCCGCCTGCTTCTCGCGACCGTGATCGAGTCCGCCTGGGAGATCGTCGAGAACACGCCGGTGGTGATCAACCGTTACCGGGCCGCGACGATCTCGCTCGACTATTTCGGCGACAGCATCCTGAATTCGGCCATGGATACGCTCGCCATGGTTGTCGGCTTTCTCATCGCCTTGCGGCTGCCGGTCGCAGCCACGGTCGCGATCGCCATCGTTTTCGAACTCTTCACCGGCTATATGGTGCGCGACAACCTGACGCTCAACGTGCTGATGCTGGTCTGGCCGCTCGATGCGGTGAAGGCTTGGCAGGCGGGGGTTTAG
- a CDS encoding septation protein A: MSTIEAAKPKTEVSPLLKLVLELGPLMVFFFANSRGEWLAGRFPALAELGGPIFIATGLFMAATAAALIASWIMTRTLPMMPLVSGIVVFVFGALTLWLQNDTFIKMKPTIVNTLFGAILLGGLLFGKSLLGYVFHAAFKLDEEGWRKLTIRWGVFFLFLAVLNEVIWRSFSTDFWVAFKVWGTMPITILFTLAQMPLIMKHSLEQDSAE, encoded by the coding sequence ATGTCGACGATCGAGGCCGCCAAGCCGAAGACAGAGGTAAGCCCGCTGCTCAAGCTCGTGCTGGAACTCGGCCCCCTGATGGTCTTCTTCTTCGCCAATTCGCGGGGCGAGTGGCTGGCTGGCCGTTTTCCCGCGCTGGCCGAGCTCGGCGGGCCGATCTTCATCGCGACCGGCCTGTTCATGGCGGCAACGGCGGCGGCGCTGATTGCTTCCTGGATCATGACGCGCACGCTGCCGATGATGCCGCTCGTCTCCGGCATCGTCGTCTTCGTCTTCGGCGCGCTGACGCTCTGGCTGCAGAACGACACCTTCATCAAGATGAAGCCGACCATCGTCAACACGCTCTTCGGCGCGATCCTGCTCGGCGGCCTCCTCTTCGGCAAATCGCTGCTCGGCTACGTCTTCCACGCCGCCTTCAAGCTGGACGAGGAGGGATGGCGGAAGCTGACGATCCGCTGGGGCGTGTTCTTCCTGTTCCTCGCCGTGCTCAACGAGGTGATCTGGCGCTCCTTCTCGACGGACTTCTGGGTGGCTTTCAAGGTCTGGGGCACCATGCCGATCACCATCCTCTTCACGCTCGCCCAGATGCCGCTGATCATGAAGCATTCGCTCGAACAGGATAGCGCGGAGTGA
- the ftsY gene encoding signal recognition particle-docking protein FtsY yields the protein MAIGFIKKIFSFGKDAVEEKPAPPQETAAADEVAVTPPVPSGEQGGTQAPVEEDRSAAEVTEASTDDRDVSFAPDTPTAETTREEGPVSTAATADENTVEQGESVPHPISPLAGEMPGREEEGERPSEHPTTVDELSAPASVPSGEQEEREAAIAADVEEAEIDADDRAEGAGSSADETAAPEDESVRLPILPLAGEMPGRAEGGEPPSEPLAPSLPKGFAAAERRPTEEAPAPQAKLNWYQRLRLGLARTSSQLTGQIASLFTKRKLDEATLQDLEDLLIQADLGVETAMRVTDTLASERYGKDVSGEDVSRIMAGEITKVLAPVAKPLELDLSHKPHVILVVGVNGTGKTTTIGKLAAKLSGAGLKVMLAAGDTFRAAAIEQLKIWAERTKSEIVSSKLGADAAGLAYEAFQRAREQKADVLIIDTAGRLQNKAELMAELEKIVRVLGKLDPDAPHTVLQTLDATTGQNALQQVEIFRNVAGVSGLIMTKLDGTARGGILVAISAKHKLPVYFIGVGEGIDDLEPFEAKDFAEAIAGVAAP from the coding sequence ATGGCGATTGGTTTCATCAAGAAGATCTTCTCCTTCGGCAAGGATGCCGTCGAAGAGAAACCGGCGCCGCCGCAGGAGACGGCCGCTGCCGATGAGGTCGCGGTAACCCCCCCTGTCCCTTCGGGAGAACAGGGCGGGACCCAGGCACCGGTCGAGGAAGATCGTAGTGCAGCCGAGGTAACGGAAGCTAGCACGGACGATCGCGATGTTTCCTTCGCGCCAGACACGCCAACGGCCGAAACCACGCGTGAGGAAGGGCCAGTAAGCACTGCTGCCACCGCAGATGAAAACACTGTGGAGCAGGGCGAGAGCGTCCCGCATCCGATCTCCCCCCTTGCGGGGGAGATGCCCGGCAGGGAAGAGGAGGGTGAGCGGCCTTCCGAACACCCAACGACTGTCGACGAGCTCTCGGCACCCGCCTCTGTCCCTTCGGGAGAGCAGGAAGAGCGCGAAGCCGCCATCGCAGCCGACGTCGAAGAGGCGGAGATTGACGCAGACGACCGTGCGGAAGGCGCAGGCTCTTCGGCAGATGAAACGGCAGCGCCGGAGGACGAGAGCGTGCGTCTCCCAATCCTCCCCCTCGCGGGGGAGATGCCGGGGAGGGCAGAGGGGGGTGAGCCTCCATCCGAGCCCCTGGCACCCAGCCTTCCCAAAGGCTTCGCCGCCGCCGAGAGGCGCCCCACGGAAGAAGCGCCCGCCCCGCAAGCCAAGCTCAACTGGTACCAGCGCCTTCGCCTGGGCCTTGCGCGCACCTCGTCGCAACTCACCGGCCAGATCGCCAGCCTCTTCACCAAGCGCAAGCTCGACGAGGCGACGCTGCAGGACCTCGAGGACCTGCTGATCCAGGCGGACCTCGGCGTCGAGACGGCGATGCGCGTCACCGACACGCTCGCCTCGGAGCGCTATGGCAAGGATGTGTCCGGCGAGGACGTTTCGCGCATCATGGCCGGCGAGATCACCAAGGTGCTGGCGCCCGTCGCCAAGCCGCTGGAACTCGATCTCAGCCACAAGCCGCACGTGATCCTCGTCGTCGGCGTCAACGGAACCGGCAAGACGACGACGATCGGCAAGCTTGCGGCAAAGCTTTCCGGCGCGGGACTTAAGGTCATGCTGGCCGCCGGCGATACTTTCCGGGCGGCGGCGATCGAGCAGCTGAAGATCTGGGCCGAACGGACGAAATCCGAAATCGTCTCCTCGAAGCTCGGCGCCGATGCGGCCGGGCTTGCCTACGAGGCGTTCCAGCGTGCCCGCGAGCAGAAGGCGGACGTGCTGATCATCGACACCGCCGGACGGCTGCAGAACAAGGCCGAACTGATGGCGGAGCTCGAAAAGATCGTGCGCGTTCTCGGAAAACTCGATCCGGACGCGCCGCATACGGTGCTGCAGACGCTCGACGCGACGACAGGGCAGAACGCCCTGCAGCAGGTCGAGATATTCCGCAACGTCGCCGGCGTCAGCGGCTTGATCATGACCAAGCTCGACGGCACTGCACGCGGCGGCATTCTGGTGGCGATCTCCGCCAAGCACAAGCTGCCGGTTTACTTCATCGGCGTCGGCGAAGGGATCGACGACCTCGAACCGTTCGAAGCCAAGGACTTCGCCGAGGCGATCGCCGGCGTTGCTGCTCCTTGA